The DNA region atgaaaagagTTCATTTTTTCCGCTGCATATTTTTaaagattttattttcattattaaaTTCGAACCAACGGGagaatttaattttgaaaaatggATATGTTTATTATAATGTTGTTATTATTCTGACCAACGTTGATTAATGGCAATATTATAATGAGTTTAATCATGCATTAATTCtatttctgcccaacggtgatgtaGATTTAATGTATAAACAGTTGTATGTTTTAATTTTGACCAACGTTGGAATCAAGGCATGCAATTGTTGTTATTATTTATGTTCTCACTGTATATGAATTGTGTTTTCAGGTGGATACAATTTGATGAGTTGTATCAAAGAGATCCCCACTCTCAAAGGTGACAACTACACGGAGtggaagaaaaagatagacctGGCCTTCATCTTGGCTGAGGTGGACTGGGTAGTCACCTCACCGTGTCCCACTGAACCTGTCGCACCCGTGAGGGAGACAAACGAGGCTGATGCCGCTTGGGCAACTAAAGAGAGGGATTTTGAATCCCAAAAGATGTCCTATCACCTTGAGCATAGGAAGTGGTTCACTGCCAACAAGAAATGTTTGGCTGTGATAAAGAACACGATTGAGCCTGCAATTTTGGGCTCAATCCTAGAGTATCACACGGTCACCGAGTACCTCGATAGAATAAAGAGTCAGTTCACTGGCTCTTCAAAGACATATGCTACCTAGCTGATAAAGCAGCTGGTGACAGAGAGGTACTCTGGAAATGGTGGCGTAAGAGAGCACATACTAAGGATGAGCAATTTGGCATCCAAGCTGAAACCAATGGATCTGGCTCTCAAGGAAGAGTTCCTTATCCATctgatttttgcttctttgccAAAAGAGTTTGACACTTTTGTTGTCAACTACAACATACAGCCCGAGAAGTGGGACTTAGAGAGGCTCATGGCTATGTGTGTGCAAGAGGATGAGAGAATAAAAGCTGCCAATGGTGGCACTATCAATTATGTAAAagacaacaagaaaaataattataatgCTAACTCCTCCTCAAAGTCAAAGGGAAAAGGTCCACATCAGCCTCAGCAGAATAAGTTCACAGTGGAGAAAAATCAGTGTCTCCATTGCAAGAAGACGGGACATTATAAGAAAGATTGTCCCGATTTCTTAAAGATGATCATGGCAAAGAAAGGTGAGAACATTATTACGTTCATAAATGAATCCCTGTATGTACAGTATTCGAAATCTActtggtggattgactcaggtgcaaCTGTTCATGTTGCTAATTCTTTACAGGGATTCCGTTCGACGAGGACTACGCAAAGAAGAGAAAGACACATTAAAGTTGCAAATGGAGTCCGAGCAGATGTTGAAGCTGTTGGCGATCTTTCTCTAGAGCTTGCTGATGGCTTCACACTTTTACTTAGAGATGTACTTTATGTTCCCTCTTTACAGAGAAACTTGATTAGTGTTTCATGCTTGGacaatgatggatatgattgccaTTTTGGAAATGGCAAATGTAAGATAACATTTAATAATGCATGTGTTGGTCTTGCTATCTTACAAAATGAGCTTTATTTATTATCACTACGTGATGACGTGAATGTTGTATGCGATGATGGGAACGTTGCGTGCGACAATGAGAATGTATCCTCATCTGCGGATGTAAACAGAAAACGAAAGAGAACTCACGATGCGTCGTCGAAATTATGGCACTGTCGTTTAGGCcatatttcgagggggagaGTAGAAAGACTAGTTAAGAATGATATTCTTCCTTCATTAGAGTTCTCAGATTTAGAACAATGCAGAAAAtgcataaaaggaaaatatgtaaagaaaattaagaaagatGCCAAACGAAGCACAGGAATTCTACAGATTATTCATACAGACATCTGTGGTCCGTTTCCTGTAAAGAGTGTGGATGGTTATGATTCGTTCATAACATTCACAGATGATTACTCCCGTTATGGCTACATTTATCCAATCaaagaaagaacagaagcattggataaatttaagatatttaaggcagaagttgaaaaCCAACACAATTTAAAGATTAAGATAGTCAGGTCCGACCGTGGGGGGGGAGTACTATGGTCGGCATACCCCATATGGCCAAGTTCCTGGACCTTTTGCAAGGTTCTTACAGGAGAATGGCATAGTTGCCCAGTATTCTACACCGGGCGAACCTCAGCAGAATGGAGTAGCTGAAAGGCGCAATCGTACCCTGATGGATATGGTGCGCAGTATGATAAGTTACTCCACCTTACCGTTGAGCCTGTGGATGGAGGCGTTAAAAACCACCATTCATATTCTCAATAGAGTACCAAGTAAGTCGGTGCCTAAAACACCGTATGTGTTGTGGACAGGAAGAGTACCCTCACTAAACCACTTACGTGTGTGGGGGAGTCCTGCTGAGGCTAAAGTATTTAACCCAAACATTGGGAAACTAGATCCCAAAACAGTAAGTTGCCATTTCATTGGCTACCCAGAAAAGTCAAAAGGTTTTCGTTTCTACTGTCCAGACAGACATACAAAGTTTGTAGAAATGAGACACGCTGTCTTCCTAGAGGATGAAATGATGAGGGGGAGCATGGTAGCTCGAGAAATTGACCTTGAAGAGAAGCGGGTGTATGCACCCACTCCGATGATTCATGAGCCATTTTTCTCACTACCTGCTGTCGCTGCACCGACAGTGCAAGATACTGTGGTGCCAGCACCTGTTGTTATTCCACCTGTGGCAATAATGAATGACGATGAGGAACCTGTTCTTCAGGATCATGTAGAACCTATTGCCACACATGAGGGGGAGCAACAACAGCCTCAAACAGAAGATGTGCCAAATGTGGAGGCCCCTAGAAGGTCTCAAAGAGTTAGAAGATCAGCTATTCCTGCTGATTATGAAGTGTACAACACTGAAGAATTTCAAATGGAGGATGATCCCACCTCATTTGAAGAAGCCATGAGAAGTGATCATTCATCAAGGTGGCTTGAGGCCATGGAAGATGAAATGAAATCTATGAATGCCAATAAAGTTTGGGACTTGGAAATAATTCCTaaaggagccaaaacagtaggctgtaaatgggtctacaaaactaaACTTGACTCCCAAGGGAATATAGAGAGATATAAAGCGCGACTTGTGGCAAAAGGCTTTacgcaaagagaagggattgattaCAATGAGACCTTTTCTCCAGTCTCATGTAAGGATTCCTTCAGAATCATAGTGGCGTTAGTGGCACATTACGATTTAGAATtacatcagatggatgtaaagACGGCATTTCTCAACGGGGACTTGGaggaaaatgtttacatggcaCAACCGAAAGGATTTGTCATGGAAGGAAAAGAACGAATGGGATGCTGCCTAAAGAAATCCATTTATGGATTGAAACAAGCTTCAAGACAGTGGTACTTGAAGTTTGATCAGACAATAAGGAATTTTGGGTTTAAAGAGAATGTAGAGGACAATTGTATCTATGCAAAGTTTGAGAATGGGAAGTTTATCTTCCTTGTCctgtatgtagatgatatcttaCTTGCTAGTAGTGATGTCAGTCTACTACTGGAGACAAAGAAGTTTTTGTCCTCaaaatttgatatgaaagatcttggTGAAGCTTCGTTCGTTCTAGGGATCGAGATTCACCGAGATAGAAGTAAAGGGGTATTAGGACTATCACAAAAGGCATACATAGAGAAGATCTTAAAGAAATTCAGTATGCACAAATGTAGTCCCTCACCTGCTCCTATAGTCAAGGGCGACAGATATGGGGATTTTCAATGCCCCAGGAACCAGTATGAGATCGATCAAATGAAAACGGTTccatatgcttcagctgtcggaagcttacaatatgctcaagtatgtacgcgCCCTGACTTGGCATTTGTTACCGGGTTACTTGGCAGATTCCAGAGCAATCCTGGAACAGAATACTGGAAATTAGTAAAGAAAGTCTTGCGTTATTTGCAAGGAACGAAAGGCCTCATGATGACGTATAGAAGATCAGATTCACTCCATATAGTGGGATATTCTGATTCTGATTATGCGGGAGATGATAGAAAATCCACGtctggatatgtattcactctcgCAGGGGGAGCTATTTCATGGAAAAGCTCAAAACAAACCGTCACTACATCGTCCACAATGTATGCCGAGTTTGTAGCGTGTTATGAGGCAACGGGGCAAGTGAACTGGCTAAAGAAGTTCATACCCGGTTTGAAGGTGGTTGACGACATCTATAGACCACTTAAGTTATATTGCGATAATAATCCAACAGTACAGTATGCTCACAACAATaagtcaagtggtgctgccaaacacattgacataaagtattatgttgtgaaagataaagTCCGGGATCATGTCATAAGTCTTGAGCATATAAGTACCGAAAAAATGCTCGCGGATCCGCTTAcaaaaggcttaccacccaacGTGTTCAGAGAACATGTAGCCGGCATGGGTTTAAGGGAAAGCCTATAATTCCTGGACAAAATAAGGCCCAAAAGTTAAGTATCTATTTCAGAACAGAGTGGTGTGTTGTAGCTGTTAAATCTATCGGCAATTGACCGTGACGATGAGACATGCTCTATGCGCTAATCTGTAATGGAATGAACAAAAGTAAATGATATGAAAATGAAAGATGGAAtgagatcaagggggagattgttagaTTGATCTCTAACCCTAACTGGACCCAACGGTCCAGTTGGGCCCTTGATcagcgccctgatcgggggcgccCAGCCCACTATGGCTGGAGGGCCCCTGTCACCCTGCGCTATATAAAGAGGTGGGGGCCGGCGGCTCTTTTCACGAGGTTTGACTGAGCCGTACACCccaccgaaaccctaaccctaatccgaTCTAAGAGGGGCGCAGCCAGTGACGGGAAGCCACCAGCCGCGCCGCCCTGCTCCACCACGTCGACCGCTACACCGACACAGTCCCCAACCGTCGCTGCCCGTGCGCAGACTCCATCAACGAACGTGATGGAGGCATCTGGGTCATCTACCCCGGAGGTGTTAGGTtcgtccctctacctctcctctctgtctctctgtcTCTCAGTATAGATCGAGTCCTAGGTCTTTGATTCAATTGATAAGCTAGAAGTCTCTCGGGTCTACCCTAGATAGTTTCCATAGTTTCAACATGGCTCACCTGGAGGTCAGGTGCCATGTCTTAATGCGGCGACCGGGGCGGAGCACGAGCTGCCATTCGAGTTCCAGGTACTGGAGGTCGCCCTCGAGGCCGTGTGCTCGGCTCTGGACTCGAGCGTGGCTAATCTTGAGAGGCACGCTACTCCGGTGCTCGATGAGCTGACCAAGAATGTGAGCACAAGGAATCTTGATCGTGTGCGCAGCCTCAAGAGCGATCTTACTCGTCTGCTTGCCCGTGTGCAGAAGGTACAATTAGATGAGAGATTATGTGTGCTTAATTCATGACCATCTGAGTCTCTGACCATATATAGTTGCATATAAATTTTGTAGATCAAAAGTGAATTGTTATCTTTTCTTATCAGGTCTCTGAGTTTAAGCATTTCATTACCATCTGAGTCTCTGAGTTATCATCAATATAATTATTCATGCTGTTCTACACTAGGATCTGCAATTTATATTTGTTATCAGGCCAGAAATGAAATAGGACATCTTCTGGATGATAATGAAGATATGGCACATCTGTATCTAACAAGGAAGCAAGTACAAACCCACCATGTTGAGGCTATAATGTCTGCTTCCAATTGCATTTTTCCTGCCAGAGCAAGTCTGTCCAGGCTGAACTCTAGCTTTCGGCACAGCGTGAGCATTGCTACAAGTATGCATTTGGACAATGATGTGGAAGACCTTGAGATGTTGCTTGAGGCTTGCTTCATGCAGCTGGATGGAATACTCAACAGAATTTTGCCGGTTAGTTCTCTTACCAGTATTGAAACAGCATTATCGCTGTTCTCCTGAATTTTCGGTTTTGTAATTATTTAATACTGACTTGTCGTACATAATGTTTTAATAGGAATTTGTCAAATCAAGGCATCCTCAGCTTCATTATCAGTCAAAACTATGCATGCTTCTCCAAGGAACAAGTATCATAAGAACTCGGTTCTTttcttaagaaaaataaaatttatcaatttttatttatatatcaatCCCAAACTTCATCTGGGATTCCTCATTTGAAGTGGAGGGGAAGTACAATGTCATGGTCATTGATCTTCTTGGTCTAAATTTGGAGGACTCGTTCAACTACAACGACGGGAGTTATGGGTTGTCAGGCGCGCCATGTTTCTAGTACTTCCTAAAGATTTAACTCCATGTTTCTAGTACTTCCTAAAGATTCAACTCTATGGAAAAAGATAAGGCTAACGTTGTAAATTTTCTTTCAAGGGAAAACACTCTATTTACTACATCAGCATGATGTTCAGCTGGGAATTAAGCAGGTTCGCGAGGCTTCAAAAAGAATTTATGATCCTGTGTTCGAGTCTACAGTACGGTGGGTTGTTTTGATGGTGCAGCTTTGGTTCAGGAATCAGGAGGATCGCAGCAGCTGCTTCCTACAGCAGGCGTCTTTGAGCAGCGAGCTCGCCTGCTAACAGCGACGCGTCCGGGTTTGTGGCCGCACAAAAATAAAAGAGGGCAGCGTGACTTCCACTGACCTAGGTCCAGTGGCAGGCGGAGAACGGAGTCGACGACGATTGCTGACGCACGACGCCGGCGAGGCTCCAGTGCACGGGGACAGCGGAACAGTGGTGGCGGCCAGCGACCTCGTCGGCCCTGAAAATGAACTTGTCCCTATCGGGTGCAATAGGGCGGGAGGAGGCACGAGCGTGATCAGCCGAGGCAAGGATAGACATGGGGAAGGAACATAACAGTCGCAAGCCATGCACAACGCCGGCTAGTGGAGGACTGGAGGTCACGGTTATGGACGCTACAGGCGACGGTTCCCAAATCTGGTGGTGGGATTTCAGGAGGGTGGCGTGGATGACCGATTTTACTCATTGGTGAGCGTTAGGGCACTTTAATGCGCATTCATGTGATCTCGGCTAGGTGGCCATGGTGGTCTGGAAGAAGAAACGGACGACACCACGTGGCAGGAGACGAATAGGTACTGCACATGTGGCTTAGGCTGCTAGCTGATTACGCGTGGCCCAGGAATAATATAACCAGGgtcttatttatttttatattttttattttaaatatttaaataaatagactatCGATAATAAGATTTGTAAGAATGTCACGGTGGTATTGTCACCCTTTACCACCCTCTCAGATGGTGGGTAGGGCCCATCTCCACGCTTCCCACCCTTATCACCCTCTCAGAGGAGGTAGGGACCTTGTCACGTGCTAGCCATCCTTATCGTCCTCTCAGAGGACGGTTAGCCCCTTACCGCTCTCTCAGTGGGCGGTTAGCGGCCaccctcgccccccccccccccccccccaccgctTCACCACTATATAATGTCCAAAAATCTGCCAAAATGTCCATTATaatatgaaaaaatagaagggaagaggagaggagaggagaggagggagagaagaggaaaGGGAGGCAGCGCGGTGAAGCTGTACTATTTTTGATCTAGGGATTTTAGATTTCGCTTTCTGGTAATTTTTTAACTTATGTTTGTATTAGTAATTAAATTACCACTACATCTAAGGTTTAGTGGCATAACAATAGTTATATTATATGTggcctagggtttagaaatgtaAGATATGTTGTactttgtagtatattgtaaagataaATTTCGACATGGTAGGATATGCATCAAatgcatagtagtatttagagtatggtagttttaattatctagattttacagaataatgatgtaagtaataattatagttaattagaaactttattaaatagacgggtggttaattagtttaatttggttagtttgcttaggagcaatattaaataaatctattgttaggtgatcatcggtgtcggtaattttaTTAAAGTTTtaataatcagaaatatagtttttttattaacattggatatatttttgaATGTTTCTAGGATGttcgataaattatatttttagatataatatggtgaaggtcaaattagttatggtcctagcggtgtagatctctctggatttcagtATATCattaagggacttagtagagccaatgagaggaccatagtgagcatgtgcaagtggctgatgtgCCATTTTTAACTGGATCtccagcaacatgagcttaagctaaGAGTTGTGATAAGCTGTGCTACTTAAGGGTACGTTGTGGAGCTCGTTCCGAttaatgcgacatctacttAGAGACAGTATATGGATATATCATGTAAACGTGGTCTCCCTCCTGTGCTGCTAGCTTAGGCGTACCAGAAGGAAATTTTGCGAAAGCAGTAGCAGGAACATGTCAgacagtggtggatgaagcaaacccAGCAAATGTGGGGGACGAGCAAGATGTTAGGGATGTgcgtgagatgcaaccgagaGGTGTAGCTGATGAgagggagcacatccctagcataattgaagagatggagatggaggatcaagagctgaaggaagccattgccgatgaggattaaTCCGACAAGGAGGGAAATACCCATGTTCATGTAGAGTGCAGGAATCAGGAATTCTCAAAGCTAATGGTCAGTGAGGCTCATCGGACACTGTGGGAATAttatgagaacgaggtgtcctaGAGTGGTATGTACCCTAGTGAGGAGGTTATTATTGATGCAGAGAAATTCTGGTtgctgtctcttcggaggccgttcaaggttgtgaagtcgagtaaaagggagtacggcgtcaagtgtttggtgcctgattgtccattgcctcctaggactcgtagagcttgaagctaTGGCCTCCACTCAATCTTCGTCTCTTGAGCCAATCCAAAaagtcctctcccctaggcctctcgccatggtacttcctgaggtcatcatcatcacatccTCCGATGATGGGGACTCGAGTAGCGGGTCtcagaaggagaggaagaagcatCCATCGTAGATCGTCCCTGTCCCCACACTCAGTACGTTCgccgttacatcaagacctatgcttcggCGCAATGCTCTGCACCGGAGAGGAAttaggatggtggtgatctcgatcAGATCATCGACCAAGCAACCATCGAGGTCTTCGGTGGTGGAGCCCCTGAGTCATCGCTAGTGAAAGAGGCGTGGTcgccttctccgtcgacaacTGCCAGATCACTTTCGCGCTAGGCaaaagaccactcggcatcaccggcggtggtcagcagctccagcagggtcttcacCTCGACCACTTTTCCTATCCCTTATGCTGGTCGGTGGCCGATTCCTGGAGTGATTAGCTGCcacccgagggaggagtataaaaggttcctcaaCTCATTCAAGGGCGAATGAAggtccatacgcttccaaactttcggaggtggtggatcttcactatttgccagaGCTAGGCGGATCCTTTCTAATACTTTTGCACTACCACATGGATTAGAGGAAAAGGGAAAtattatgtaatcaagtagctaaccgaatcgaatgtaatcgGCTTACCTataacctaccttttctatgaataaaactttcagagttggtcgatattccacgagtgctcgagtattgccatttggagtagatagtcgtACTAACCCAAGTCAAGTGAttttgactactatgtaaggtccttcccacttaggggATAACTTGTGGCGCCGggcctatttctgcacctttcgtaggacgaggtccccaCCAACGAGTTTCCTCGGCTGAATTATCTaactttgatatctacgcaacgtctgctgatacttagccgctcgaatagatgctcgatctcggtactccccgagtaaatttatgtcgtcTGCTCGTAATTGTTGCTGCCTTTCTTCCGAGTAaccttccactcgaggtgatatGAACTGCAACTCAGTTAGGAGCATCGCTTCCGCTctataaaccaagaagaacggagtttcaccagtggctcTATTGCTCGAAGTACGAACAGCctatagtaccgagggaagttcttttacctAACGTTtggagtaggcttttagcctatTGAAGATCCGAGTTTTGATGCCCGGTAAGACTATTCCCTTAGCATGCACAACTTGACTgttactctgcgggtgagctaTTGAGGCGAAATGAGTTTGATACTGAATTCTTCGCATaacgcaataaaggtcccacttttgaactggctaccgttatttgtaattatccgatgcagAATGCCGAATCGattaattatgctcctcataaacttcttggccgcttctgcggttattttTTCTATGGGTTTGgtctctatccacttggtgaacgtgtcgatagccacaaataggaacttgtaaccaccttgggcccttgaaaatggtcccaggatatccaagccccagatggagaaaggccaagaaagaggaattgtttgtagagcttggggtggtcgagtggtctgccttccaaaaaattggcagctctcgcactttttcaCCAgatcagaagcatcctggagggcagtcggccaatagaatccctagtGGAAAACCTTttcgaccaaggtgcgagaagacgcatgattaccccACATATCTCCATGGATATCAAGTAGTATTTTACTgccctcttcctaagtgatgcacttcatcaagattttgttactcCATTTTCGGTAGAGCTCTCCGTTTACCAAAacatagagcttggatttatgagcaattttctttgtagacgcatcatcatcaaggatgtcttgaccctcgagataggcttagaacggagtcatccaagtcgggtaGCGTTCGAGTAGTGTAGCATCCGTGTTTGCAGATTCTACCTTGCTGACCTGGCCAGACTGCTAGTCAggttgggcagcatccattCGCCGAACTATCgagacagatggtttaaggagtttctcaatgaagacccctatgggtaccggcgctcgagaagaagcgagtctagcaagttcatccgcaccagagttagcactccttctgatgtgcatCACTTCTAGACCTTttaacttttgctcgagctttcatACCTCGAGTAAGTAAACCGCCATGTTGTCAtctgagcactggtactccatttgaacttggttcacgaatagctgtgaatcccctttcacaagaagtcatttaattccAAGAGATGCAGCTATGCGGGGCTCGTTTACCAGTCTttcgtattctgcaacattgttagaggctttaaaacctaattgaacaacatacctgagttcgtcgcacgttggagatttgagtacatgCCAGCCC from Phragmites australis chromosome 8, lpPhrAust1.1, whole genome shotgun sequence includes:
- the LOC133926433 gene encoding uncharacterized protein LOC133926433: MSNLASKLKPMDLALKEEFLIHLIFASLPKEFDTFVVNYNIQPEKWDLERLMAMCVQEDERIKAANGGTINYVKDNKKNNYNANSSSKSKGKGPHQPQQNKFTVEKNQCLHCKKTGHYKKDCPDFLKMIMAKKGIPFDEDYAKKRKTH